A window of Mucilaginibacter paludis DSM 18603 contains these coding sequences:
- a CDS encoding NAD(P)-dependent oxidoreductase, with protein sequence MSKRILILGATGRTGKHAIPFALAKGYQVVALVRDPAKIGVTSDDLTIVTGLPTNADDIRGAMKGCDAVLSLLSPLTRGEAISFRKINAPRVLERSMINVLQVMNEYGVKRILILSSVGVGDSWKYAPWYVKLLVKLTNFKVIFADHNAQERLVQASGTDWTIARPVGLNENVTAGKIAVTYDHTPKPFQMSRKLLAKFFIDNLYSETYIHKAPMLSEI encoded by the coding sequence ATGTCGAAAAGAATTTTAATATTGGGCGCTACCGGGAGAACCGGCAAACATGCCATACCGTTCGCATTGGCAAAAGGTTACCAAGTAGTTGCATTAGTTAGAGATCCGGCTAAGATCGGTGTTACATCAGATGACTTAACCATTGTTACAGGCCTTCCGACAAACGCTGATGATATCCGCGGGGCCATGAAAGGCTGCGATGCCGTTCTCAGTTTGTTAAGCCCTTTAACCAGGGGAGAAGCCATTTCTTTCAGAAAAATAAATGCTCCGCGTGTTCTGGAAAGAAGCATGATCAATGTATTACAGGTAATGAACGAATATGGAGTTAAACGTATTTTAATCTTATCATCTGTCGGGGTCGGAGATTCCTGGAAATATGCGCCATGGTATGTGAAGCTATTGGTGAAGCTGACCAATTTCAAAGTTATATTTGCTGACCATAACGCGCAGGAACGTTTAGTTCAGGCGTCCGGGACAGACTGGACAATTGCCAGGCCGGTCGGGTTGAATGAAAACGTAACTGCAGGAAAAATAGCAGTTACCTATGACCATACGCCGAAGCCGTTCCAGATGAGCCGGAAACTGCTGGCTAAATTCTTTATTGATAATTTATACAGTGAAACTTATATTCACAAAGCTCCTATGTTGTCAGAAATATAG
- a CDS encoding TlpA disulfide reductase family protein: MLAQNNGFSLNINVTKYNTPARAYFSYPLDGKLIVDSAIINNGIVKFQGTVAEPTMASLVIDPHGVGHHKLNPANTDNFNFFIERGNISVIAKDSVKYATVTGSKVTDEYSDYKKLVATEWKIQNDIVLTFSNASPEKRRDTTFMNDLKSKYERVTISVEAADEKFIKANPNSYVSVYLMNAVIGGIVDLNKVEPLFKGLSPAMQNTLAGKKIANMIESSHITAIGAMAPVFTQNDTAGKPVSLTDFRGKYVLVDFWASWCAPCRAENPNYVKAYQHFKDKGFTMLGISLDRAGAKDAWLAAIKKDGLEWTQLSDLQFWNNDVAKLYGVKAIPQNFLIDPRGKIIATNLRGDDLDKKLEEIFSK; the protein is encoded by the coding sequence GTGTTGGCTCAAAACAACGGTTTTTCCTTAAATATAAATGTTACTAAATATAATACACCTGCCAGGGCTTATTTTTCTTATCCTTTGGATGGCAAACTCATAGTCGATTCAGCAATAATTAACAACGGGATTGTGAAATTTCAAGGGACAGTCGCGGAGCCTACAATGGCGTCATTGGTTATAGATCCTCATGGCGTTGGGCACCATAAATTAAACCCGGCCAATACAGATAATTTTAACTTTTTTATTGAAAGAGGAAACATCAGTGTTATCGCAAAAGATTCTGTCAAATACGCAACTGTAACCGGATCAAAAGTTACGGATGAATATTCCGATTATAAAAAGCTTGTGGCGACCGAATGGAAAATACAGAATGATATAGTGTTAACTTTCAGCAATGCATCACCTGAAAAAAGAAGGGATACTACATTCATGAATGATTTGAAATCTAAATATGAAAGAGTAACTATAAGCGTTGAAGCCGCCGATGAAAAATTCATCAAAGCTAACCCTAACTCCTATGTAAGTGTATACCTAATGAACGCCGTAATTGGTGGCATAGTGGATTTAAATAAAGTGGAACCATTATTTAAAGGGTTATCGCCTGCTATGCAAAATACATTGGCAGGGAAGAAAATTGCTAATATGATTGAATCTTCACACATAACAGCCATAGGTGCCATGGCACCCGTATTTACTCAAAATGATACAGCCGGCAAACCTGTTAGTTTAACTGATTTTAGAGGAAAATATGTATTGGTTGACTTTTGGGCCAGTTGGTGCGCTCCATGCCGTGCGGAAAATCCTAATTATGTAAAAGCATATCAGCACTTCAAGGATAAGGGTTTCACGATGTTAGGCATTTCATTAGATCGCGCGGGTGCAAAGGATGCCTGGCTGGCGGCCATAAAAAAGGATGGATTAGAATGGACACAGCTATCAGACCTGCAATTTTGGAATAATGATGTAGCTAAATTATATGGCGTAAAAGCTATCCCTCAAAATTTCCTGATTGACCCTCGTGGTAAAATAATAGCCACAAACCTAAGGGGAGATGACCTGGACAAAAAATTAGAAGAAATATTTTCTAAATAA
- a CDS encoding RNA polymerase sigma-70 factor produces MRDYLTLSDNELSALLISGDHRAYEQLYHRYSRLLFSYAMKKLRDEEQAKDITQEFFTELWDKRETTVFSTNISGYFFSAINNRIVNYFLRENVKSKFVSYVADNLPGIVANTDHLIRENQLMALIEKEIQPLPPKMRVVFEMSRKQHLSYREIAEKLDISERTVENQVSNALFRLRTKLGLVFFLLYLANK; encoded by the coding sequence ATGAGGGACTATTTGACATTATCGGACAACGAATTATCAGCATTGTTAATAAGCGGTGATCACCGGGCTTATGAGCAATTGTACCATCGCTACTCTCGTCTGCTTTTCAGCTACGCGATGAAAAAGTTGCGCGACGAAGAACAAGCCAAAGACATCACCCAGGAATTCTTTACCGAGCTTTGGGATAAGCGTGAAACCACGGTTTTCAGCACCAATATTTCAGGATATTTTTTTTCTGCCATCAATAACCGGATCGTCAATTATTTCTTGCGTGAGAACGTGAAATCGAAATTTGTCAGCTATGTAGCCGACAATTTGCCGGGCATAGTAGCGAATACCGATCATTTGATCCGTGAAAATCAATTAATGGCCTTAATTGAAAAAGAAATTCAGCCCTTACCACCCAAAATGCGGGTCGTATTTGAAATGAGTCGCAAACAACATTTGAGCTATAGAGAAATCGCCGAAAAACTGGACATCTCCGAACGTACTGTAGAAAACCAGGTTTCTAATGCTTTATTCCGATTGCGCACCAAGCTCGGTTTGGTATTTTTCCTGCTCTATCTGGCCAATAAATAA
- a CDS encoding SusC/RagA family TonB-linked outer membrane protein, whose product MYKFYPKIFVQPHGCISKLLLVMKLTTLLIAIAILQVSAATYGQKVTISVKNASLLTVFDDIKAQTGYDFMISTTILKSANKVSITVKNAELEDVLKQLFHDQPLTYEVDNKSILVKQKETSLLTNLKDKASKVFNLPADILVKVTDSLGQPLVGASVSLKGTRYNALTDNKGDFYLPAVPQGKYTLIVSYIGYAKSESNIVIDGKTLNLTVVLHTSTSALDQVQIIAYGSESKRFSVGAVTTVSADVIEKQPVTNPLTALQGQVPGLAINSTTGTPGSQVLVQIRGQNTLNPNTSLNKGYDQPLFIIDGVPFAPQNNVVSQLYSVANVLPSSGGISQTGGISPFNNINPNDIESISILRDADATSIYGTQGSNGVIIITTKKGKSGKTTFDLNVNSSFNSAARPVQLLNTQQYLQYRKDQYTADGATPSSDPNNFLAYAPDLTIYDQNKYTNWQKLIYGKTTNNTDIHASLSGGNANTTFIISPGYTRSDYNFPGNFADQRMTLHSALHSNSVDKRFTIDLVTDYGYDQNNAPASFGGQDILLAPNLPNLLDPAGNLVWNYKGVDLSSYQFYSALKQPTELQNYNLNLSLNLSYKILEGLTIGANLGYSRNTSSENSQDPASAQNPAYADANASFATNNYQTINIEPQLNYTKAIGRGVLTALLGSTYKKNTNNSTNNSGYGYTNDNLLGSILGAATVYDSDNSSIYRYSAAFARLRYIYDQKYIIQATGNRDGSSNFGPGLQFGNFGSIGAGWIFSGEKAVKDALPFLSYGKLSGSYGTTGSDGIQAYQYQALYQPFSSSPAFQGTKQSYPYNLYNPDYSWATKKSLNVALDFGFFNNRLLLNATYYRDREGNQLVGYQLPVQTGFTTVLGNLNATVQNKGFEFSATSSNIKARDFTWTTNFNLTFNRNKLLAFPNLASSSYAQQYVIGQPTSIIFGYRYKDVNPTTGLFEFYDKNGNVTSNPTSGTAAQGGDEVPIANREVDFMGGFGNNFSYKRFSLYIFCQFSRQNAPNYLSEAYTFNSLALTANKPTAVLNNYWKNPGDNVPLQRLASSFFSPAFTSGLDFDQSSGVYSTDTYLRMKTVALSYALPDALLTKVHIRGASVYLNAQNLLTLTNYKVGDPEEPGNYTLVPIQRIIAFGLNLHF is encoded by the coding sequence ATGTACAAATTTTACCCTAAAATTTTTGTGCAGCCGCATGGCTGCATCTCTAAATTACTGTTAGTGATGAAGTTAACAACTTTACTAATTGCAATCGCCATTTTACAGGTAAGCGCTGCTACTTACGGACAAAAAGTTACCATCTCTGTTAAAAACGCTTCGCTGTTAACTGTGTTTGATGACATCAAGGCGCAGACGGGTTATGATTTTATGATTTCTACGACGATTTTAAAATCTGCAAATAAGGTTTCTATAACGGTTAAAAATGCAGAGCTTGAAGATGTATTAAAACAGTTATTTCATGATCAGCCATTGACATACGAGGTGGATAATAAAAGTATATTAGTAAAACAAAAAGAAACCTCGTTATTAACAAATCTTAAAGACAAGGCAAGCAAAGTTTTTAATCTTCCTGCAGATATTCTTGTTAAAGTCACCGATAGCCTTGGCCAGCCATTAGTTGGCGCATCAGTAAGCTTAAAAGGAACCAGGTACAATGCCTTAACGGATAATAAAGGCGATTTTTATTTGCCTGCTGTACCACAAGGTAAATATACCCTGATAGTGAGCTATATTGGCTATGCCAAATCGGAAAGTAATATAGTTATAGATGGTAAAACATTAAATTTAACTGTTGTTTTGCATACGAGTACATCTGCGCTCGATCAAGTCCAAATAATAGCTTATGGTTCGGAATCTAAACGCTTTAGTGTTGGCGCTGTTACTACGGTTAGTGCCGATGTAATAGAAAAGCAGCCGGTAACCAATCCTTTAACGGCGTTGCAAGGGCAGGTTCCGGGGCTGGCTATTAACTCAACCACTGGAACGCCCGGGTCACAGGTATTAGTGCAGATAAGGGGACAGAATACGCTGAATCCTAACACCTCTCTTAACAAAGGTTATGATCAACCCTTATTTATCATTGACGGCGTACCATTTGCTCCGCAAAACAATGTCGTAAGTCAGCTGTACAGCGTTGCCAATGTGCTACCTTCCAGTGGCGGTATTAGCCAAACTGGCGGCATAAGCCCTTTTAACAATATCAACCCTAATGATATAGAAAGTATCAGTATCCTCAGGGACGCAGATGCTACTTCCATTTACGGCACGCAAGGTTCCAATGGCGTTATCATTATCACCACAAAAAAAGGAAAATCCGGTAAAACAACCTTTGACCTTAACGTTAATTCCAGCTTCAATTCGGCTGCCCGTCCCGTACAATTATTGAACACCCAACAATACCTTCAATACAGGAAGGACCAGTACACTGCCGACGGTGCTACACCCTCCAGCGATCCTAATAATTTCCTGGCTTACGCACCTGATCTGACCATTTATGATCAAAACAAGTACACGAACTGGCAAAAACTCATTTATGGTAAAACGACTAATAATACGGACATTCACGCCAGCCTCTCCGGGGGGAATGCAAATACCACGTTCATAATTTCTCCCGGCTATACCCGGTCTGATTATAATTTCCCCGGTAATTTTGCCGACCAAAGGATGACTTTGCATAGTGCTTTACATAGTAACTCGGTTGATAAACGCTTTACAATTGACCTCGTTACCGACTACGGCTACGATCAGAATAATGCTCCGGCTTCTTTCGGGGGGCAGGATATTTTATTAGCCCCCAATTTACCTAACTTGCTGGATCCGGCAGGCAACTTAGTCTGGAACTATAAAGGGGTTGACTTAAGCAGCTACCAATTCTACAGTGCATTAAAGCAGCCCACCGAGCTTCAAAATTACAATTTAAATCTGTCGTTAAACCTGTCTTATAAAATACTGGAAGGTTTAACTATTGGCGCTAATTTGGGTTATAGCCGAAACACCTCATCAGAAAACTCCCAGGATCCTGCCTCAGCGCAAAACCCAGCGTATGCTGATGCTAATGCGAGCTTTGCCACCAACAACTACCAGACCATCAATATTGAGCCGCAACTGAATTATACAAAAGCAATTGGGAGGGGAGTGCTAACCGCTTTGTTGGGCTCAACTTATAAAAAGAACACCAATAATTCAACTAACAATTCCGGTTATGGTTATACTAACGACAATTTACTGGGATCAATTCTTGGAGCGGCTACGGTATATGATTCGGACAATTCATCCATTTACAGGTACAGTGCTGCATTTGCTCGACTTAGATACATTTATGATCAAAAATATATCATTCAAGCAACAGGTAACAGGGATGGTTCAAGTAATTTTGGCCCAGGGCTTCAATTCGGTAATTTCGGTTCTATAGGAGCAGGCTGGATATTTTCCGGAGAAAAGGCAGTCAAAGATGCCCTTCCTTTTTTAAGTTATGGCAAACTGTCCGGCAGCTATGGCACAACCGGCTCCGACGGTATTCAGGCTTATCAATACCAGGCATTGTATCAGCCTTTTTCCTCTTCTCCTGCATTCCAGGGCACAAAACAAAGCTACCCTTATAATCTTTATAATCCGGATTATAGCTGGGCAACAAAAAAATCATTGAACGTTGCATTAGATTTTGGTTTTTTTAATAATCGCTTGTTATTAAACGCAACTTATTACAGAGACCGCGAAGGGAACCAGTTAGTAGGCTATCAATTGCCTGTACAAACCGGGTTTACCACCGTATTGGGAAACCTGAATGCAACTGTCCAAAACAAGGGATTTGAATTTTCGGCGACTTCATCCAATATAAAAGCCAGGGACTTTACCTGGACAACCAATTTCAATTTAACTTTTAACCGGAATAAGCTGCTTGCATTCCCGAACCTGGCATCCTCTTCTTATGCCCAGCAATACGTAATAGGCCAACCTACCTCTATTATATTCGGTTACCGGTATAAAGACGTAAATCCTACCACCGGGCTGTTTGAGTTTTATGATAAAAATGGGAATGTTACTTCTAATCCCACCTCCGGAACCGCCGCGCAGGGTGGCGATGAAGTGCCAATTGCAAACAGGGAGGTTGATTTTATGGGAGGATTTGGCAATAACTTCAGCTATAAACGTTTCAGCCTCTATATCTTCTGCCAGTTCTCGAGGCAAAATGCCCCAAATTATCTCTCCGAAGCGTATACTTTCAATTCTTTAGCGTTGACGGCGAATAAACCTACAGCAGTGCTGAATAACTACTGGAAAAACCCTGGCGATAACGTGCCGCTTCAGCGATTGGCGAGCAGCTTCTTCTCACCGGCATTCACATCTGGCTTGGATTTCGATCAATCCAGCGGAGTGTATAGCACTGATACTTATCTGCGGATGAAAACAGTAGCGTTATCTTATGCTTTGCCCGATGCTTTATTGACGAAAGTTCATATTCGTGGTGCCAGTGTTTATTTAAATGCACAGAACTTGCTCACGCTCACTAACTATAAGGTAGGTGATCCTGAAGAACCCGGTAATTATACCTTAGTCCCTATACAGCGCATTATCGCCTTTGGTTTAAACCTCCATTTTTAA
- a CDS encoding helix-turn-helix domain-containing protein — protein sequence MSSVAPYRVKTITEFHRLNSLPGPLHPLISLVDYAMIRHPQERSGLSVVFDFYSISVKRGLNYKMIYGQQSYDFDEGILFFLAPGQVLRVELNEYANNEPSGWLLLLHPDFLANTALSKNIGYYGYFGYSANEALFLSEREEQILNGLINHIRQECEAYTDRFSQQIIVAELEALLGYADRFYHRQFITRQSGSHQVLGRLETLLDQYFGSEEQLLHSIPTVRFVAETLHTSPNYLSGLLKALTGLNTQQHIHEKLIAAAKLKLSNTDLTVSEIAYSLGFEHVPSFSKLFKQKTRQSPVAFRQSFQNGFTEN from the coding sequence ATGAGCAGTGTTGCACCATACAGGGTAAAAACCATTACCGAATTTCACCGGCTGAACAGCCTGCCCGGGCCGCTGCATCCGCTCATCAGCCTGGTGGACTATGCCATGATCCGCCATCCGCAGGAACGAAGCGGGTTAAGCGTAGTATTCGATTTTTATTCGATCTCGGTCAAGCGGGGGCTGAACTATAAAATGATCTACGGGCAGCAATCCTATGACTTTGACGAGGGCATCCTGTTTTTTCTGGCGCCCGGACAGGTGCTGCGGGTTGAGCTCAATGAATATGCCAACAATGAACCCTCGGGTTGGTTGCTGTTGCTGCATCCTGATTTTCTGGCTAATACGGCCCTATCGAAAAACATCGGGTATTACGGTTATTTCGGCTATTCGGCCAATGAGGCGCTTTTCTTGTCCGAGCGGGAAGAACAGATCCTGAATGGATTGATCAATCACATCCGGCAGGAATGTGAGGCTTATACCGACCGGTTTTCCCAGCAGATCATCGTAGCGGAACTCGAAGCGCTGTTGGGCTACGCGGACCGTTTCTATCATCGCCAGTTTATCACCCGGCAAAGCGGTAGCCACCAGGTGCTGGGCCGCCTGGAAACCTTGCTGGACCAATATTTCGGCAGCGAAGAGCAGCTGCTCCATAGTATCCCCACGGTTCGGTTTGTAGCCGAAACGCTCCATACATCACCTAATTACCTCAGCGGCCTGCTGAAAGCGCTGACCGGCTTAAATACCCAGCAGCATATCCATGAAAAACTCATCGCAGCTGCGAAACTGAAACTTTCAAATACCGATCTGACGGTGAGCGAGATTGCCTATAGCCTCGGTTTCGAACATGTGCCGTCCTTTAGTAAATTATTTAAGCAAAAAACAAGGCAATCACCCGTGGCCTTCAGGCAGAGTTTCCAAAATGGCTTTACGGAAAACTAA
- a CDS encoding FecR family protein — MSYEKAKELLTRYKDGTATDEEKATVEKLLFSYNDDPLDLSEERYDKIIEEVWDELPKPATTFHRFPAWTKVAAAASVIIGLSAALYFIKLKPTQQMAQNQVHDIGPGSNKLILTLGNGKKIDLTAAKNGQIAKQGQAAIRKVSNGKVIYAALATGNEEIQFNTVSAPTGGTGAITLSDGTEVWLNAASSITFPTVFKGNCRSVSTTGDVIIKPRRNAKMPFYTTSRGQTTEDFGTEFEINAYDNEPVVKTTLIEGSVSIAANGKKVMLKPGQQSILSGNQLKVEPGNIRNATAWRDGELRCDGENIQTIMRMIERWYDVDVVYEGKISTDGYYGTISRYKNISQALRMLSYSNQVHFKVEGRRITVTK; from the coding sequence ATGTCATACGAAAAAGCGAAAGAACTCCTTACGAGGTATAAAGATGGCACCGCGACCGACGAAGAAAAAGCAACCGTCGAGAAATTGCTGTTTAGCTACAATGACGATCCGCTTGATCTTTCAGAAGAACGCTACGATAAGATCATCGAAGAAGTTTGGGATGAACTTCCCAAGCCGGCAACAACCTTCCACCGTTTTCCAGCCTGGACAAAAGTAGCCGCTGCGGCAAGCGTCATTATAGGCTTATCAGCGGCATTGTATTTCATTAAATTAAAGCCAACTCAACAGATGGCACAAAACCAAGTACATGATATTGGTCCGGGCAGTAATAAATTAATCCTGACCCTCGGAAACGGCAAAAAGATCGACTTAACGGCCGCCAAAAACGGACAAATTGCAAAACAGGGACAAGCCGCTATTCGTAAAGTTTCAAACGGTAAAGTTATTTATGCTGCTTTAGCCACAGGCAACGAAGAAATACAGTTTAATACGGTTTCGGCCCCGACGGGGGGCACGGGCGCAATCACGCTCTCCGACGGAACAGAAGTATGGCTCAATGCGGCATCTTCCATTACCTTCCCAACTGTTTTCAAAGGCAACTGCCGTTCAGTTTCAACCACGGGTGATGTTATTATAAAACCGCGCCGAAACGCCAAAATGCCATTCTATACAACTTCCCGCGGTCAGACAACAGAAGACTTTGGGACTGAATTTGAAATCAACGCTTATGATAATGAGCCTGTTGTGAAAACCACCTTAATTGAAGGAAGTGTAAGTATTGCTGCCAATGGCAAAAAAGTAATGTTAAAGCCCGGTCAGCAATCTATTTTGAGTGGTAACCAATTAAAAGTGGAGCCGGGTAATATCCGGAATGCCACAGCCTGGCGCGATGGTGAATTGCGTTGCGATGGTGAAAACATCCAAACCATCATGAGGATGATTGAGCGTTGGTATGATGTTGACGTTGTTTACGAAGGCAAAATTTCGACCGATGGCTATTACGGCACAATTTCAAGATACAAAAATATAAGCCAGGCATTACGCATGCTGAGCTATTCCAATCAGGTACATTTTAAAGTGGAAGGAAGGAGGATAACGGTAACGAAGTAA
- a CDS encoding RagB/SusD family nutrient uptake outer membrane protein: MKILSFNTNIKLAGSLLIAALTLVSCKKLIEIPANPPSAITQAEQFADSATTMSAVAGVYTYNSQGPGFGYSDANLTLTTGLSSDELSYTGNTDQQQFYSYTLAPVNVEVASLWASPYKGLYQANDVLNGISGNKNLSASFIKQISAEMKVVRALYYFNMVNLFGGVPLVTSTDYNTTAYLPRAAASAIYSQVIADLNYATKNLPASYPSAGRARPNLYTAQTLLAKVNLYQGNWQAAYNEADSVINSGIYVLTNNLNNVFLDGSTEAIWQIPAVQSFFATTEGHLFVPGSGVTPTYLVTPLMLNAFDPGDQRLQDWVGTTVINKQNLYYPFKYKNVLASSTTVEGYMVFRLAEVYLIHAEAAAHLGNLSVALADINRIRKRAGLPNSTTGATSQTAVMAAVMHERQTEMCFEWGSRWFDLKRTGNAGTVLTAEKSGWQPNAALYPIPQGQRQLNSLLTQNPGYN, translated from the coding sequence ATGAAAATATTATCTTTTAATACAAATATAAAACTGGCAGGTAGTTTGTTAATTGCAGCCCTCACTTTGGTTTCCTGCAAAAAGTTAATTGAAATACCAGCAAATCCGCCTTCTGCAATTACGCAGGCCGAGCAGTTTGCAGACAGCGCCACCACCATGTCTGCCGTAGCGGGAGTTTATACTTATAACAGTCAGGGACCAGGTTTTGGTTATAGTGATGCAAACCTCACGTTAACTACAGGACTATCTTCCGACGAGCTGTCTTATACCGGTAACACAGATCAGCAGCAATTTTACAGTTATACCTTGGCCCCGGTAAACGTTGAGGTCGCCTCGTTATGGGCATCACCTTATAAAGGATTATACCAGGCCAATGATGTACTGAACGGGATAAGCGGCAATAAGAATTTATCTGCTTCATTCATTAAACAAATTTCCGCGGAAATGAAGGTTGTTCGGGCACTTTATTATTTCAACATGGTCAATTTATTTGGTGGTGTGCCTTTGGTTACCTCAACTGATTATAATACAACAGCATATTTACCCAGGGCTGCCGCTTCCGCAATCTATAGCCAGGTCATCGCCGACCTAAACTATGCCACTAAGAATTTACCGGCAAGTTACCCTTCGGCAGGCAGGGCACGTCCTAACTTATATACCGCTCAAACGCTTTTAGCCAAGGTTAATCTATACCAGGGTAACTGGCAGGCGGCCTATAATGAAGCCGATTCCGTAATTAACTCCGGTATCTACGTGTTAACGAATAATTTAAATAACGTATTTTTAGACGGCAGTACCGAGGCAATTTGGCAAATTCCGGCTGTGCAATCCTTCTTTGCTACAACGGAAGGGCACCTTTTTGTGCCGGGTAGCGGCGTTACACCAACTTATTTGGTAACCCCATTGATGTTAAATGCTTTCGACCCGGGAGATCAACGGCTTCAGGACTGGGTAGGAACAACAGTAATCAACAAACAAAACTTATATTATCCTTTCAAATATAAAAATGTACTGGCAAGCAGCACAACAGTAGAGGGTTATATGGTATTCAGGTTAGCCGAAGTATACCTGATCCATGCCGAAGCAGCTGCACACCTCGGTAATTTGAGTGTGGCTTTAGCGGATATTAATAGGATACGAAAAAGGGCCGGATTACCGAACAGCACAACTGGCGCAACATCGCAAACTGCTGTAATGGCCGCCGTTATGCATGAAAGGCAAACCGAAATGTGTTTTGAATGGGGAAGCCGATGGTTTGATTTAAAAAGAACCGGAAACGCGGGAACTGTACTTACTGCCGAAAAAAGTGGCTGGCAGCCTAATGCAGCCCTATATCCAATACCTCAAGGACAACGTCAATTAAATAGCCTGCTTACACAAAACCCGGGTTATAATTAA
- a CDS encoding SDR family oxidoreductase, translating into MELKNSTILITGGSSGIGLEFVKQLIAQGPAAILITGRDMSRLEQVRQQYPQIHIFQSDVSDPEAIKQLAETVTAQFPALNIIINNAGIMRNINLLDTGQRDITAEIAIDLSGPILMVQQFLPHLLTQPAAAIINVSSGLAFVPFPISPVYSAAKAGLRAYTRVLRLQLKATKIKVFELAPPSTETPLQKEFTGLVDSNQNMAANKMIVIAIKGILNDQLEIKPGLSKVLKLMSRLMPEFFLNFLDKTLQKARSKNLHS; encoded by the coding sequence ATGGAATTAAAAAACAGCACCATACTAATCACCGGCGGCAGCAGCGGCATCGGGCTCGAATTCGTAAAGCAATTGATAGCACAGGGGCCCGCAGCTATCCTGATCACCGGCAGGGACATGTCCCGCCTGGAGCAAGTCAGGCAGCAATACCCGCAGATACATATTTTCCAGAGCGATGTCAGCGACCCCGAAGCCATTAAGCAATTAGCGGAAACGGTTACGGCGCAATTCCCGGCATTGAACATCATCATCAATAATGCAGGGATCATGCGTAACATCAACCTGTTGGATACGGGTCAGCGGGACATCACAGCCGAAATAGCCATCGACCTTTCCGGCCCCATTTTGATGGTGCAGCAATTCCTGCCGCACCTGCTCACCCAGCCAGCGGCTGCGATTATCAACGTCTCATCGGGGCTGGCATTTGTTCCTTTCCCAATCTCGCCGGTTTACAGCGCCGCAAAGGCGGGACTGCGCGCCTATACCCGTGTGCTACGCCTGCAACTAAAAGCCACTAAGATCAAGGTTTTCGAACTCGCCCCGCCAAGTACGGAAACCCCATTGCAAAAAGAGTTTACTGGCTTAGTGGATAGCAACCAGAATATGGCTGCAAACAAAATGATTGTTATCGCTATCAAAGGAATACTAAACGATCAGTTGGAGATCAAACCAGGACTTTCCAAAGTGCTCAAACTCATGAGCAGGCTGATGCCGGAATTCTTCCTTAATTTTCTGGATAAGACCTTACAAAAAGCACGGTCGAAAAACTTACATTCGTAA